In one Catenovulum adriaticum genomic region, the following are encoded:
- the trxA gene encoding thioredoxin, which produces MTNVTQIKAQDFNQAVTEHDGIVLVDFFAEWCGPCKMVAPILEQLSNERDDIKIVKVDADEAPDLMAQFGIRGIPTLLLFKQGEKVGSKVGAVSLSQLQSFVSQASA; this is translated from the coding sequence ATGACAAACGTAACTCAAATTAAAGCACAAGATTTTAACCAAGCTGTTACCGAGCATGATGGTATCGTATTAGTTGATTTTTTCGCTGAGTGGTGTGGCCCATGTAAAATGGTTGCGCCTATTTTAGAGCAACTATCAAATGAACGTGATGATATAAAAATTGTAAAAGTTGACGCTGATGAAGCCCCTGACTTAATGGCTCAATTTGGTATCCGCGGGATTCCAACCTTGTTGCTATTTAAACAAGGTGAAAAAGTTGGCAGTAAAGTTGGAGCCGTTTCATTATCACAACTGCAAAGCTTTGTATCTCAAGCTAGTGCATAA
- a CDS encoding LysR family transcriptional regulator, with product MRSSLDDLLLFVTLVESGSLTKAAAKLKIPKSKVSRHLVQLEESVGNPLLIRTTRTQRLTEAGELLYRTSKPHIDALYSAEEQVGSFINEPKGELNILLPLEFFNQIMSALITEFALIYPKIMLNCAHYSEPFPKNNTAYDITFVLHESQLPASNGIAKTLLSFPQSIYASNQADISHLKEPEDLIDEPCILSHEQEAWLFRQGNKLQSVPVNARAIFSSPEMRRQATQRDLGLAKLPNYTCQSDCKMQRVSLSQPPVAQQLSVLYQSRSLPLKIRVFLDFFQNNIGRLEL from the coding sequence ATGCGATCCAGCTTAGATGATTTATTACTGTTTGTGACTTTAGTTGAGTCAGGTTCGTTAACCAAGGCGGCAGCTAAATTAAAAATTCCCAAATCAAAAGTCAGTCGACATTTAGTTCAGCTAGAAGAAAGTGTCGGTAATCCATTATTGATTCGGACCACTCGAACGCAAAGGCTAACTGAGGCAGGAGAGCTGCTGTATAGAACCAGTAAGCCTCATATCGACGCTTTATATTCTGCAGAAGAACAAGTGGGCTCTTTTATTAACGAGCCCAAAGGCGAGCTTAATATATTATTACCACTTGAATTTTTTAATCAGATTATGAGCGCATTGATTACTGAGTTTGCACTCATTTACCCAAAAATAATGCTTAACTGTGCGCATTATTCTGAGCCATTTCCAAAAAATAATACAGCTTATGACATTACCTTTGTGTTGCACGAATCTCAGTTACCGGCTTCGAATGGTATTGCCAAAACTTTATTGAGTTTTCCGCAATCAATTTATGCGTCAAATCAGGCGGATATATCACATTTAAAAGAGCCGGAGGATTTAATTGACGAGCCTTGTATTTTGTCACACGAACAAGAAGCTTGGTTATTTCGCCAAGGTAATAAATTACAATCTGTCCCTGTAAACGCCAGAGCTATTTTTTCGAGCCCTGAAATGAGAAGGCAAGCGACTCAACGAGATTTAGGATTAGCAAAATTGCCTAACTATACGTGCCAAAGCGACTGTAAAATGCAGCGGGTTAGCTTATCTCAACCACCAGTGGCGCAGCAATTAAGTGTGTTATATCAAAGCCGCTCGTTACCCCTTAAAATAAGAGTCTTTTTAGATTTTTTTCAAAATAATATTGGTCGGTTAGAGCTATAA
- a CDS encoding TetR/AcrR family transcriptional regulator, which yields MSTKPQKRARSAEDKSLKKDLILSTAATLFDNQPDSLPTAAAIANSSGIAKGTVYLYFKSKEEIFLALLEQHYQNWFRDIRTAITADSPNADDIINAICHYIENQPQFFQLASLSSSIIEQNVSSSVLLAFKERMVNMVNSTSHDLAEKLKLDEHDTCAQLLMRSYAMLLGLWQISHNPEALSDLLDQPSLSIIQPEFGLEARDALSQLWQGYVGQKDSKSTGRFWKIGNLFTS from the coding sequence ATGTCAACAAAACCTCAAAAGCGGGCAAGATCAGCTGAAGATAAATCGCTTAAAAAAGATCTTATTTTATCTACAGCAGCGACTTTATTTGATAATCAACCTGATTCGTTACCAACCGCTGCGGCAATTGCTAATAGTTCCGGCATTGCAAAGGGTACTGTCTATTTATACTTTAAAAGCAAAGAAGAAATTTTCCTCGCTTTGCTTGAACAACATTACCAAAATTGGTTCAGAGATATTAGAACAGCAATCACCGCAGATTCGCCCAATGCTGATGATATTATCAATGCGATTTGCCACTACATTGAAAATCAACCGCAGTTTTTTCAATTAGCCAGTCTAAGTAGCTCTATCATAGAACAAAATGTAAGTAGTAGTGTATTATTGGCCTTTAAAGAGCGCATGGTTAATATGGTTAACTCAACCTCTCATGATTTAGCCGAAAAACTAAAATTAGACGAACATGACACTTGTGCACAACTACTAATGCGCAGTTACGCCATGTTACTAGGGCTATGGCAGATAAGTCACAATCCTGAAGCATTGTCTGATTTGCTTGATCAGCCCAGCTTATCAATTATCCAGCCAGAGTTTGGGCTTGAAGCAAGAGATGCCTTATCACAACTATGGCAAGGCTATGTTGGTCAAAAAGATTCTAAATCAACAGGTCGTTTTTGGAAAATTGGAAACCTATTTACCAGTTAA
- the recG gene encoding ATP-dependent DNA helicase RecG: MQLSRLAKQSVTSLTGVGPKLAEKLAHLHIHSVEDLLFHLPFRYQDKTHIYPISDLLPELQTSVQGEIINSSISFGKKRILNCVLDDGSGLITLKFFNFNAGQKNQLTPGKFVRAFGDIKRGRSGWEIIHPEYKVSSSAQIEVEEAFTPVYSTTEGLKQSSLRQLTEQALNKLQKAGVEDLLPNVSQTQHYNLQAALELIHRPPPDVSLADIEQGKHPAQQRLALEELVAHNLSMLKIRADAQQVQAASIPIAQPTIEAFLANLPFSPTQAQNRVTGDIQQDMQQNYPMMRLVQGDVGSGKTLVAALAALSALAQGFQVALMAPTEILAEQHAINFHRWFSPLGYKVDWLAGKLSAKQKREAQTRIASGESKMIVGTHALFQQDVEFDHLALAIVDEQHRFGVHQRLSLREKGAKKGMAPHQLIMTATPIPRTLAMTAYADLTTSVIDELPPGRTPIQTVVLPDSRRDEVIQRVYQACKHEKRQAYWVCTLIEESEVLECQAAEDTAFQLQASLPDLSIGLVHGRMKAAEKQQVMTEFKQGKMDLLVATTVIEVGVDVPNSSLMIIENPERLGLAQLHQLRGRVGRGAIASHCVLMYKAPLSDTGAKRLAVMRDSTDGFYIAQKDLEIRGPGELLGTRQTGDMNFKIADLLRDSELIPHARTLAKQIMQQQPETASALIQRWVGSKDIYTQA, translated from the coding sequence ATGCAATTAAGTCGCTTAGCAAAACAATCTGTCACTAGCCTAACAGGTGTTGGTCCTAAACTGGCCGAAAAGCTAGCGCATCTGCATATCCACTCTGTTGAAGATTTACTCTTTCATTTACCATTTCGCTATCAAGACAAAACACATATTTACCCAATAAGTGATTTATTACCAGAGCTGCAAACCAGTGTGCAAGGTGAAATTATCAACAGCAGTATTTCATTTGGAAAAAAACGCATACTGAATTGTGTACTGGATGATGGTTCTGGCTTAATAACATTAAAATTTTTTAATTTTAATGCCGGTCAAAAAAATCAATTAACGCCGGGTAAATTTGTTAGAGCTTTTGGCGATATTAAACGCGGTCGCAGCGGCTGGGAAATCATCCACCCTGAATACAAAGTAAGCAGCTCAGCACAAATCGAAGTTGAAGAAGCGTTTACCCCTGTTTATTCAACAACTGAAGGCTTAAAGCAGTCAAGCCTACGGCAACTAACCGAACAAGCGTTAAATAAACTACAAAAAGCAGGTGTTGAAGATTTATTACCTAATGTTTCGCAAACTCAGCATTATAATTTGCAGGCCGCATTAGAATTAATTCATCGTCCGCCGCCTGATGTTTCACTTGCTGATATTGAGCAAGGCAAACATCCCGCACAGCAAAGATTAGCGCTAGAAGAGTTAGTGGCGCATAATTTAAGCATGTTAAAGATCAGAGCCGATGCTCAGCAAGTTCAAGCCGCCTCCATTCCTATTGCCCAACCAACGATTGAAGCGTTTCTAGCTAACTTACCTTTTAGCCCAACTCAAGCTCAAAACCGAGTTACTGGGGATATCCAACAAGATATGCAGCAAAATTACCCGATGATGCGCTTGGTTCAAGGCGATGTTGGCTCAGGTAAAACCTTAGTCGCGGCCTTAGCTGCACTCTCTGCACTCGCGCAAGGGTTTCAAGTTGCACTTATGGCACCTACCGAAATTTTAGCTGAGCAACATGCTATTAATTTCCATCGCTGGTTTAGTCCATTAGGCTATAAAGTTGACTGGCTTGCCGGTAAACTAAGTGCAAAACAAAAGCGAGAAGCACAAACCAGAATTGCCAGCGGCGAAAGTAAAATGATTGTTGGCACACACGCCCTGTTTCAGCAAGATGTTGAGTTTGATCACCTCGCATTAGCAATTGTTGATGAACAACACAGGTTTGGCGTTCATCAACGTCTTAGCTTGCGCGAAAAAGGCGCTAAAAAAGGCATGGCTCCACATCAACTAATTATGACAGCAACGCCCATACCCAGAACGTTAGCTATGACAGCCTATGCCGATTTAACGACCTCTGTAATTGATGAATTACCGCCAGGGCGCACTCCAATTCAAACTGTTGTTTTGCCTGATAGTAGACGAGATGAAGTAATTCAAAGAGTTTATCAAGCCTGCAAACACGAAAAACGCCAAGCTTATTGGGTTTGCACCTTGATTGAAGAGTCAGAAGTATTGGAATGCCAAGCCGCAGAAGATACCGCATTTCAATTACAAGCATCATTGCCCGATTTAAGTATAGGCTTAGTTCATGGCCGTATGAAGGCAGCCGAAAAGCAGCAAGTAATGACAGAGTTTAAACAAGGAAAAATGGATTTATTAGTCGCCACTACTGTTATTGAAGTAGGTGTCGACGTGCCTAATTCAAGTTTAATGATTATCGAAAACCCCGAACGACTTGGTTTAGCACAACTTCATCAATTAAGAGGTCGAGTTGGCCGTGGGGCAATTGCCAGTCATTGCGTTCTTATGTATAAAGCACCGTTGTCTGATACTGGGGCAAAAAGATTAGCCGTAATGCGCGACAGTACAGATGGCTTTTACATTGCCCAAAAAGATTTGGAAATTCGAGGGCCCGGCGAGTTACTAGGAACCCGCCAAACAGGCGACATGAACTTTAAAATTGCCGACTTATTAAGAGATAGCGAATTAATCCCTCATGCCCGCACATTGGCAAAACAAATAATGCAGCAACAGCCCGAAACCGCCAGCGCGCTCATCCAACGATGGGTTGGTAGTAAAGATATTTACACACAAGCTTAA
- a CDS encoding sigma-70 family RNA polymerase sigma factor produces the protein MEHEQHLKLLKATALGDKQAFAELYHATSAQLYAVCFKMLKQKELSEEALQEAYVRIWHNAGEYQLGKGTVLTWMISIVRYRALDLIRYHNVRHELPLQEQDMLQVDESAENSSLEQVGISATKMAECMDELDSDQKQAIHFAYYNGLSHREVCANMGSPLGSIKSWIRRGLQSLQRCLAI, from the coding sequence ATGGAACACGAACAACACTTAAAGTTATTAAAAGCCACAGCGCTTGGAGACAAACAAGCTTTCGCTGAGCTCTATCACGCTACTAGTGCTCAGTTATATGCGGTTTGCTTTAAAATGCTAAAGCAAAAAGAGCTGTCGGAAGAAGCTTTACAAGAAGCTTACGTTCGAATTTGGCATAACGCTGGTGAATATCAACTGGGTAAAGGAACCGTTTTAACTTGGATGATTAGTATTGTTCGCTATCGAGCTTTAGATTTGATTCGTTATCACAATGTCAGACATGAATTGCCATTACAAGAGCAAGATATGTTGCAAGTAGATGAATCAGCAGAAAATTCAAGTTTAGAGCAGGTTGGTATTAGTGCTACAAAAATGGCTGAATGCATGGATGAATTGGATTCAGATCAAAAGCAAGCCATTCATTTTGCGTATTATAATGGTTTGAGCCATCGGGAAGTTTGCGCCAATATGGGCTCACCCTTGGGTTCAATTAAAAGTTGGATTAGACGTGGGCTGCAAAGTCTGCAGAGGTGTTTAGCCATATGA
- a CDS encoding anti-sigma factor — MNYLVEDRRNALAAQYVLGTLRGGARRRYQQLMMQHQLVRETTWIWEQYINVLGHKLEPKTPSDKVWVEVSQRLGFDEDSIASTRQTSSASAEVVELKSAKFWPGLASIATAAAIILAVILVRLEPVDSTPSQFAVVQSEKAQALWLIEVGEQQIKVKATDKLTAQANNDYELWFVASDGRAPVSLGLLPKSGELNLAKSDLFGTVELAALAVSLEPLGGSPSGSPTKVLYTTELVTL; from the coding sequence ATGAACTATTTAGTAGAAGACAGACGTAATGCATTAGCTGCACAATACGTACTGGGTACATTGCGAGGCGGCGCAAGGCGACGTTATCAGCAATTAATGATGCAGCACCAACTAGTACGTGAAACAACTTGGATTTGGGAGCAATACATTAATGTATTAGGTCATAAACTCGAACCTAAAACACCCAGTGACAAAGTTTGGGTTGAAGTGAGTCAGCGACTTGGGTTTGACGAAGACAGCATTGCTTCAACCAGACAAACAAGCTCCGCATCCGCAGAAGTAGTTGAACTTAAATCCGCTAAATTTTGGCCGGGATTAGCCAGCATTGCAACGGCAGCCGCTATTATATTGGCTGTTATTTTAGTGCGACTCGAACCTGTTGATTCAACGCCATCACAATTTGCGGTAGTGCAAAGCGAAAAAGCTCAAGCACTTTGGTTAATTGAAGTTGGTGAGCAGCAAATAAAAGTTAAAGCAACGGATAAATTAACAGCTCAAGCTAATAACGATTATGAACTTTGGTTTGTGGCTTCGGATGGCAGAGCGCCAGTTTCACTTGGGTTATTACCTAAATCCGGTGAGCTCAACTTAGCCAAATCCGATTTATTTGGCACAGTTGAATTAGCGGCATTAGCCGTTAGTTTGGAACCTTTAGGTGGCTCACCTAGTGGTTCACCTACTAAAGTTTTATATACCACGGAGCTAGTCACGTTATAG
- a CDS encoding DUF4331 domain-containing protein: MNIKLNTISAALVAGLISQTALASSHREAPNITRTPTLDSTDFYAFNSYESGRGEFVTLIANYIPLQDAYGGPNYFAMDPAAVYSIHIDNDGDAVEDMTFQFRFEQALPGETGVALDVGAEGEKKSIAVPLKNVGGISAMDQANANFSESYSLALVTGPQSTGTSTMLNNASDSTTMFHKPLDYIGNKTFTDKSGYEAYADKFVYNFDIPGCDTMGRVFVGQRKDPFVVNLGETFDLVNYVPVEGDSAPGAGDEGGFPGGITQSSDNDDLADKNVTALSIEIAKECVTGSGNGVIGTWTTASLPQARILNPNASFNNTEVNGGALTQVSRLGNPLVNELVIGLKDKDKFSSAHPKDDGQFADYVTHPSLPELLNILFKDAVNTTLGADLPTLAPTNFPRVDLVTAFLTGFEGVNQQSTVTASEMLRLNTAIAAKASADQSAFGVAGDDLAGFPNGRRPGDDVVDIALRVVMGRLCYPVPVNGTDTDLGLCEEADANVGNVPFTDGAPVDASMMMTEFPYLATPIAGSK; this comes from the coding sequence ATGAATATCAAACTTAATACAATCTCTGCTGCACTGGTCGCTGGTTTAATAAGTCAAACAGCACTAGCTTCAAGTCACAGAGAAGCACCAAATATTACACGTACGCCAACGCTAGATTCTACCGACTTTTATGCGTTCAATAGTTACGAGTCTGGTCGAGGTGAGTTTGTAACTTTAATTGCTAACTATATCCCACTGCAAGATGCATATGGTGGTCCAAACTATTTTGCGATGGATCCAGCTGCGGTTTATAGCATTCATATTGATAACGATGGTGACGCAGTTGAGGATATGACGTTTCAGTTTAGATTTGAGCAAGCATTACCGGGTGAAACGGGAGTTGCTTTAGATGTAGGCGCAGAAGGCGAAAAAAAATCAATTGCAGTACCGCTTAAAAATGTGGGCGGTATTAGTGCAATGGATCAAGCTAATGCTAATTTCAGTGAATCTTATTCACTCGCTTTAGTTACGGGCCCTCAGAGCACTGGCACCTCGACAATGTTAAATAATGCAAGCGACAGTACAACTATGTTCCATAAGCCGCTTGATTATATTGGTAACAAAACATTTACCGACAAATCAGGTTATGAAGCATACGCTGACAAATTTGTTTATAACTTTGATATCCCAGGTTGTGACACCATGGGCCGAGTGTTTGTTGGTCAGCGTAAAGACCCATTTGTGGTTAACCTAGGTGAAACTTTTGACTTGGTTAATTATGTGCCAGTTGAAGGTGACAGTGCGCCGGGTGCTGGTGATGAAGGTGGTTTCCCTGGTGGTATTACTCAATCATCAGATAACGATGACTTAGCTGATAAAAATGTGACTGCATTATCGATTGAAATTGCGAAAGAGTGTGTGACAGGTTCTGGTAATGGCGTTATCGGTACTTGGACGACTGCAAGCTTACCGCAAGCACGAATTTTAAATCCAAATGCCAGCTTTAATAATACTGAAGTGAATGGTGGTGCGTTAACTCAAGTTTCTCGTTTAGGTAACCCTTTAGTGAATGAGTTGGTTATTGGTTTAAAAGACAAAGATAAGTTTTCATCAGCACACCCTAAAGATGATGGTCAATTTGCTGATTACGTGACTCACCCAAGCTTACCTGAGTTATTAAATATTTTATTTAAAGATGCTGTTAATACAACTTTAGGAGCTGATTTACCGACGCTAGCACCAACTAATTTCCCTCGAGTGGATTTAGTAACTGCGTTTTTAACTGGTTTTGAAGGTGTTAACCAACAATCAACCGTTACCGCTTCTGAAATGTTGCGATTAAACACAGCGATAGCTGCAAAAGCGTCAGCCGATCAATCAGCGTTTGGTGTTGCGGGTGATGATTTAGCCGGTTTCCCAAATGGTCGTCGTCCGGGTGATGATGTGGTTGATATTGCATTACGAGTCGTAATGGGTCGTTTATGCTATCCAGTGCCAGTTAATGGAACCGATACAGATTTAGGTTTATGTGAAGAGGCTGATGCAAATGTAGGTAATGTTCCATTTACCGATGGCGCACCTGTTGATGCCAGCATGATGATGACTGAATTTCCATATTTAGCTACGCCAATCGCTGGTTCAAAATAA
- a CDS encoding Ig-like domain-containing protein, with amino-acid sequence MNSQLSKIPLACAFALALGGCDLLDDDDNDNDKPEENMAPVVETLSVMTQTDTQVMEQITATDADGDTLTYTVTTDPMKGMLELNDDGSFTYTPNSEFTGSDSFEFEVSDGVNAAVNGMVNIDIEALEVTFSSYSRSAFNQMETDEPLSTNGRNFIQDVTTQTAYDDLLIDQ; translated from the coding sequence ATGAATAGCCAACTTTCAAAAATCCCCTTGGCTTGTGCATTTGCACTTGCTTTAGGAGGGTGTGATTTGCTTGATGATGACGACAACGACAATGATAAGCCTGAAGAAAATATGGCTCCAGTTGTAGAAACATTATCCGTTATGACTCAGACCGACACCCAAGTAATGGAACAAATAACGGCCACAGATGCTGATGGAGACACGTTAACGTATACGGTCACCACAGATCCGATGAAAGGCATGTTAGAACTCAATGATGACGGTAGCTTTACTTATACGCCAAATAGTGAATTTACCGGTTCTGATAGCTTTGAGTTTGAAGTTTCAGATGGTGTTAATGCTGCTGTAAATGGCATGGTCAACATTGATATCGAAGCGCTAGAAGTAACTTTTTCAAGCTATAGTCGTAGTGCTTTTAATCAAATGGAAACTGATGAACCTTTATCAACGAATGGACGCAATTTTATACAGGATGTCACAACTCAAACCGCTTATGATGATTTGCTAATCGATCAATAA
- a CDS encoding tetratricopeptide repeat protein, producing MFIKKILSLSLYLISGVSCLTVSAQSYIPKDNDFVLDSWQVNSNKSNQTSASLTDIENLLEQAQYPGKSAYNVGRANALLKPHLKQDVSGKAWYLSARILQHQHQFQAALKDLDKSISKNKSLTSAWLLKANIHLALAQYSQARSACVSLLGQADMLTVASCSLEVESYQNKLKASYQQLTELVERYGLPDDESQVWILQILADMAHRLGQNKTAITWLEQYSEQLKPMSLLVLWSDIQLENNNAEAVDKQLSEVVNHAEFKDDALLLRLAIAEKQMNTGTYWAEQTLARIQLRIQRNDRFHASEIARFYIDIAPNPSKALHWAEENWRMTKLAADKKLLEAAVSMQGSAMLPEPPSGMSAE from the coding sequence ATGTTTATAAAAAAAATATTATCTCTATCTTTGTATCTTATATCGGGTGTGAGTTGTTTGACGGTAAGTGCACAATCTTATATTCCAAAAGATAACGACTTTGTACTAGACAGCTGGCAAGTAAATTCTAATAAATCAAATCAAACATCAGCTAGTTTAACTGATATAGAAAATCTACTAGAACAGGCACAGTATCCCGGAAAAAGCGCATATAATGTTGGTAGAGCAAATGCTTTATTAAAACCTCATTTAAAACAAGATGTCAGCGGCAAAGCTTGGTATCTTTCAGCCAGAATTTTACAGCACCAGCATCAGTTTCAAGCCGCATTAAAAGATTTAGATAAATCAATATCAAAAAACAAAAGCCTAACCAGTGCATGGTTATTAAAAGCAAATATTCATTTAGCACTTGCTCAATACAGTCAAGCGCGTAGTGCTTGTGTTAGTTTGCTAGGCCAAGCAGATATGTTAACGGTTGCCAGCTGCAGTTTAGAAGTAGAAAGCTATCAAAATAAGCTAAAAGCGAGTTATCAGCAGCTAACGGAGTTAGTTGAACGTTATGGTTTACCTGACGACGAGTCACAAGTGTGGATACTGCAAATATTGGCTGATATGGCACACAGGTTGGGACAAAATAAAACGGCAATTACATGGCTTGAACAATATTCAGAGCAGCTTAAGCCTATGAGTCTGTTGGTTTTATGGTCAGATATTCAGTTAGAAAACAATAATGCAGAAGCGGTTGATAAGCAGCTTTCGGAGGTTGTGAATCATGCTGAATTCAAAGATGATGCATTGCTATTAAGATTAGCTATAGCAGAAAAACAAATGAATACAGGTACTTATTGGGCAGAACAAACCTTAGCTAGAATTCAATTGCGGATTCAACGCAATGATCGTTTTCACGCCAGTGAAATTGCACGTTTTTACATTGATATCGCGCCCAATCCTTCAAAAGCACTGCATTGGGCTGAAGAAAATTGGCGAATGACTAAATTGGCTGCGGACAAAAAATTACTAGAAGCAGCAGTCTCAATGCAAGGCTCAGCTATGTTACCAGAGCCACCATCTGGGATGTCAGCCGAATAA
- a CDS encoding HupE/UreJ family protein, translating to MKYLLIILSLFLTSPVLAHQLSTAYLTGELEQQGLLSGELQIRGFDFNLALALDSDNNGQLTWLEVNSRSQKINQYIAQNLSFSRAGEACQLMISPQLKADKHFNQGYIVTDFKAQCALEGPISIHYQALFQHDSEHKLIVNLSAADDAIVSRVMTANQQSVQLDMANGSLMNTVVEYVYQGMLHIWKGLDHILFLLVLLLTCVLYRENRQWQVKQNYRQIITSTAWIVTAFTLAHSITLTATAMNWMTVNSRWVEIGIAISVLLAALNNIWPLVVRVAGLTFAFGLLHGMGFAGVLSELGLPSDQKFWSVLSFNLGVEIGQLCILALVLPVLIWLRNFNWYAQYFVRCSSLLIAVIALQWTLERF from the coding sequence TTGAAATATTTACTCATTATTTTATCGTTATTTTTGACCAGTCCAGTCTTGGCTCATCAGCTAAGCACGGCCTATTTAACTGGTGAATTAGAGCAGCAAGGCTTGTTATCTGGTGAACTGCAAATTAGAGGTTTTGATTTTAACTTGGCGTTAGCGCTTGATAGTGACAATAATGGTCAGTTGACTTGGCTTGAAGTAAATAGCCGCTCACAAAAAATTAATCAGTATATTGCGCAAAATTTATCATTTAGTCGGGCCGGTGAGGCTTGCCAATTAATGATAAGTCCGCAGTTAAAGGCGGATAAACATTTTAATCAAGGTTATATAGTGACCGACTTTAAAGCCCAATGTGCGCTTGAAGGACCTATATCAATCCATTATCAAGCTTTGTTTCAACATGACTCAGAACATAAATTGATAGTGAATTTGAGTGCAGCTGATGATGCGATAGTGAGTCGCGTGATGACTGCTAATCAGCAAAGTGTTCAGTTGGATATGGCTAACGGCAGCTTAATGAATACCGTTGTAGAATATGTATATCAAGGCATGCTGCATATTTGGAAAGGTTTGGATCATATTTTATTTTTATTGGTGTTGCTATTAACTTGTGTTTTATACCGTGAAAATCGCCAGTGGCAAGTTAAACAAAATTACCGTCAGATTATTACCTCAACCGCTTGGATTGTTACCGCTTTTACGTTAGCGCATTCAATTACCTTAACAGCAACAGCAATGAATTGGATGACGGTTAATAGCCGCTGGGTTGAAATTGGTATTGCGATTTCTGTGTTATTAGCGGCGTTAAATAATATTTGGCCATTGGTGGTGCGAGTCGCCGGATTAACGTTTGCGTTTGGCTTATTACACGGTATGGGATTTGCTGGCGTGTTGTCAGAACTGGGTTTACCAAGTGATCAAAAGTTTTGGTCAGTATTGTCTTTTAACTTAGGTGTTGAGATAGGGCAATTATGTATCTTAGCACTCGTTTTACCAGTGTTAATTTGGCTGAGAAACTTTAATTGGTATGCTCAGTATTTTGTACGATGTTCGTCATTGTTAATTGCGGTTATTGCCTTACAATGGACACTTGAGCGGTTTTAA